In a single window of the Arthrobacter zhangbolii genome:
- a CDS encoding acyltransferase family protein, which produces MDIQGLRTVAVLAVISDHLLGYPFGGFVGVDVFFVISGFLITSLLLREQERTGRISFSGFYRRRVKRIIPAAVIVIAVTIILSWALFRRTRAESITWDGFYALIFGANWHYAATGTDYMQAGGPVSPLQHFWSLAVEEQFYVFWPWLIVLVMGVLAHRLSLSLAAARRLLAGVMGLVVAAAFVFSLWETAARPTVAYFSTASRTWELAVGALLAVIAGSLPTLSLMMRTVLGYAGLAGIIWSIIYVSPDMAFPGPWGCVPVLSTALVIAAGINGPQPYLYPLTNRVSNYLGNISYSLYLWHFPVIILMESVVPQENLTAWVLMVLGMGALSIASYHFIEDPIRKSSWLDPSPRPPRKRKSSGLDQPSKQAAMGVLVSVTAFAVILAITTTTETEPSLSVQPAPASTSGQEGATPDAPPDTAAGRLSAEIEAASTSTAWPELSPSLDNLAFVPEWTVDKCMNVTDANFSQCIYGDTAAAKTAVVIGDSVALSWMPGLRESLGKQGWRIQLLTKEQCPAIELQVERSDDKAGFADECIAHQQWTMAKIAEMTPDMVLVSSALNTRDRLVGAPAKEEALSLWSEATVQKLTDVREVTEGQIVLMSVAATGKNLMECATRVSRPGDCAVTDRDRYVSTVAAEKAAAESVEGTRFVSTVPWFCGSVSCPAFAGTTPIFVDPQHITPEYSAKLAPVLSEAILGPEEG; this is translated from the coding sequence TTGGATATTCAGGGACTCCGTACCGTCGCCGTCCTAGCGGTGATCTCGGATCATTTGCTGGGCTATCCGTTCGGCGGATTCGTTGGAGTGGACGTCTTTTTCGTGATATCCGGTTTCCTGATTACCAGCCTGCTATTACGGGAACAGGAGCGAACCGGCCGCATCTCTTTCAGCGGGTTTTATCGGCGCCGCGTCAAGAGGATCATTCCGGCGGCAGTTATCGTCATAGCGGTCACGATCATTCTTTCCTGGGCGCTTTTCCGGCGGACGCGGGCCGAAAGTATCACCTGGGACGGCTTCTACGCTCTGATCTTTGGCGCCAACTGGCATTATGCCGCAACGGGTACCGATTACATGCAGGCCGGCGGACCGGTGTCGCCGCTGCAGCATTTCTGGTCCCTCGCCGTCGAGGAGCAGTTTTATGTCTTCTGGCCCTGGCTGATAGTTCTGGTGATGGGTGTGCTCGCCCACCGGCTTAGTCTCTCCCTGGCTGCCGCCCGCCGTCTCCTGGCCGGAGTCATGGGCCTTGTCGTTGCGGCGGCCTTTGTCTTTTCCCTCTGGGAGACCGCAGCGCGTCCAACCGTCGCGTACTTTTCAACGGCGTCGCGTACCTGGGAACTGGCAGTCGGGGCGCTGCTCGCAGTGATAGCGGGCAGTCTTCCAACGCTATCCCTGATGATGAGGACTGTTTTGGGCTACGCGGGGCTGGCCGGCATCATATGGAGCATCATCTACGTGAGTCCTGACATGGCGTTTCCCGGACCATGGGGATGCGTACCCGTTTTGTCTACGGCGCTGGTTATAGCCGCAGGCATAAATGGCCCACAGCCTTATCTGTATCCCCTGACCAACCGCGTCAGCAATTACCTTGGCAACATCTCCTACTCACTGTATTTGTGGCACTTTCCGGTCATCATCCTGATGGAATCGGTTGTTCCGCAGGAAAATCTGACCGCATGGGTTCTTATGGTGCTGGGAATGGGTGCGTTATCAATCGCCTCCTACCACTTTATTGAAGATCCCATCCGTAAATCGTCATGGCTGGATCCCTCGCCCCGTCCCCCCAGGAAGAGGAAGTCTTCCGGCCTTGACCAGCCGTCAAAGCAGGCCGCGATGGGTGTCCTTGTGTCAGTGACGGCTTTTGCAGTCATTCTCGCCATAACGACGACCACCGAAACGGAACCGTCGCTGTCCGTCCAGCCGGCACCGGCGTCGACCTCCGGCCAGGAGGGTGCAACTCCTGACGCACCGCCGGACACCGCTGCCGGCAGACTATCCGCTGAAATCGAGGCAGCCAGTACGTCAACGGCCTGGCCGGAACTCTCGCCGTCGCTGGATAACCTGGCGTTTGTTCCCGAGTGGACCGTCGATAAGTGCATGAATGTCACTGACGCAAACTTCAGCCAGTGCATTTACGGGGATACCGCCGCTGCAAAGACGGCAGTGGTCATCGGTGATTCCGTGGCTCTCAGCTGGATGCCGGGGCTGCGCGAATCGCTTGGAAAGCAGGGGTGGAGGATCCAGCTGCTGACCAAGGAGCAATGTCCTGCCATCGAGCTGCAGGTTGAGCGGTCCGATGACAAGGCCGGCTTTGCCGATGAATGTATTGCGCACCAGCAGTGGACCATGGCGAAAATCGCCGAGATGACGCCGGACATGGTGCTCGTATCCAGTGCCCTTAATACGCGTGATCGCCTCGTGGGAGCGCCCGCAAAGGAGGAAGCCCTTTCACTCTGGTCCGAAGCAACGGTCCAAAAGCTGACGGACGTTCGTGAGGTGACGGAAGGGCAGATCGTTCTGATGTCGGTCGCTGCGACCGGTAAAAACCTGATGGAATGCGCCACCAGGGTGAGCAGGCCCGGCGACTGCGCCGTTACGGATAGGGATCGATACGTCAGCACGGTCGCCGCGGAGAAAGCTGCAGCGGAGAGTGTGGAAGGAACCCGTTTCGTTTCGACCGTCCCGTGGTTTTGCGGTTCGGTCTCCTGCCCTGCCTTCGCCGGAACAACCCCGATATTCGTAGACCCGCAGCACATAACACCGGAATACTCTGCGAAGCTCGCACCCGTCCTTTCTGAAGCCATCCTTGGCCCGGAGGAGGGGTGA
- a CDS encoding SCO1664 family protein, with protein sequence MPAPDLVTAELTLTGRLTTASNATFLGSIGGAAVVYKPIAGEQPLWDFPDGCLAHREVAAYLVSETLGWNIVPRTWLRDGRFGEGMVQLWQETDPEQAPVDLVPEEDVPDTGWKEVLQGSDEAGRIVSLIHEDTAALRRMAVFDVLVNNADRKGDHVLGMAGGHRYGVDHGLTFHQEHKLRTVLWGWIGEELSAEELAGIDRVLEGLHGELGSQLAKLLTAEEIAAFAARCARLRSTSRFPEPSGDMPAVPWPLF encoded by the coding sequence ATGCCCGCGCCCGACCTGGTGACCGCCGAGCTCACGCTCACCGGCCGCCTCACCACGGCGTCCAACGCCACCTTCCTGGGCAGCATCGGCGGTGCCGCCGTCGTCTACAAACCGATTGCCGGCGAGCAGCCCCTCTGGGACTTTCCCGACGGCTGCCTGGCCCACCGCGAGGTGGCGGCCTATCTGGTGTCCGAAACGCTGGGCTGGAACATCGTGCCGCGCACCTGGCTGCGGGACGGCCGGTTCGGCGAAGGCATGGTCCAGCTCTGGCAGGAGACCGACCCGGAGCAGGCTCCGGTGGACCTGGTCCCGGAGGAGGACGTGCCGGACACCGGCTGGAAAGAGGTGCTGCAGGGCTCCGATGAGGCCGGGCGGATTGTCTCGCTGATCCATGAGGACACTGCGGCGCTGCGGCGGATGGCGGTGTTCGACGTCCTGGTCAACAATGCCGACCGCAAGGGCGACCACGTCCTCGGCATGGCCGGCGGGCACCGGTACGGGGTGGACCACGGGCTCACCTTCCATCAGGAGCACAAACTGCGCACCGTGCTGTGGGGCTGGATCGGTGAGGAGCTGAGCGCCGAAGAGCTTGCGGGCATTGACCGGGTGCTCGAAGGACTGCACGGCGAACTGGGCTCACAGCTGGCGAAGCTGCTCACCGCCGAGGAGATTGCGGCGTTTGCCGCGCGTTGTGCCCGGTTACGCTCGACGTCGCGGTTCCCGGAGCCGAGCGGTGACATGCCTGCCGTGCCCTGGCCGCTGTTCTAG
- a CDS encoding DUF3090 family protein: MPTTVHEFDWPDRVVVGTVGVPGQRTFYLQVRTGKQIVSIALEKLQSAQLAEKIDEILDQLMTVDGNPFHVPASTPLELVDNDDLDAVEEQFRAGVMSLGWDPTTAQVVIEAYPLGEVDEDDDGFLEDDDEADDAEEVLRVRMPVGTARAFAKRTREVVGAGRPICVICGQPIDADGHTCTFPEA; encoded by the coding sequence ATGCCTACAACCGTTCATGAGTTCGACTGGCCGGACCGCGTTGTCGTCGGTACCGTCGGCGTCCCGGGCCAGCGCACGTTCTACCTGCAGGTACGCACCGGAAAGCAGATTGTCAGTATTGCCCTGGAAAAGCTGCAGTCCGCCCAGCTCGCCGAGAAGATCGACGAGATCCTCGACCAGCTGATGACCGTGGACGGCAACCCCTTCCACGTTCCCGCGAGCACTCCCCTGGAGCTCGTGGACAATGATGATCTGGACGCCGTGGAGGAACAATTCCGCGCCGGCGTGATGAGCCTGGGCTGGGACCCGACGACGGCGCAGGTGGTCATCGAGGCCTACCCCCTCGGCGAGGTGGATGAGGACGACGACGGCTTCCTCGAGGATGACGACGAGGCCGACGACGCCGAAGAGGTGCTGCGGGTGCGGATGCCGGTGGGCACCGCCCGGGCCTTCGCCAAGCGCACCCGCGAAGTGGTGGGCGCCGGCCGGCCCATCTGCGTGATCTGCGGCCAGCCGATCGACGCCGACGGGCACACCTGCACCTTCCCCGAGGCCTGA
- a CDS encoding histidine phosphatase family protein translates to MATVILVRHGRTTANASGLLAGRTPGVELDQVGRDQAAATGDRLAVVPLAGVVSSPLERCRQTAQFILDRQAGTPHTPVEDGLTECDYGAWQGRTLEDLAKEELWKTVQSQPSAVTFPGGESMAAMQARSVAAIRHHDAAFEAEHGPGAVWVAVSHGDIIKSVLADALGMHLDMFQRINVGPASVSIVHYGAGRPTVLATNTDAGDLSWLAAPPPSEDAPVGGGAGHAAPPAQ, encoded by the coding sequence ATGGCAACAGTAATCCTCGTGCGGCACGGCCGCACCACCGCCAACGCCTCCGGTCTGCTGGCCGGCCGGACCCCCGGCGTCGAACTCGATCAGGTGGGCCGCGACCAGGCCGCCGCCACCGGTGACCGGCTCGCCGTCGTCCCCTTGGCCGGTGTGGTGTCCAGTCCGCTGGAACGCTGCCGGCAGACGGCGCAGTTCATCCTGGACCGCCAGGCCGGCACTCCGCACACCCCGGTCGAGGACGGCCTCACCGAGTGCGACTACGGCGCCTGGCAGGGCCGCACGCTGGAGGACCTCGCGAAGGAGGAGCTCTGGAAGACGGTGCAGTCCCAGCCCTCCGCCGTCACCTTCCCCGGCGGCGAGTCCATGGCCGCGATGCAGGCCCGCTCGGTGGCCGCCATCCGGCATCACGACGCCGCGTTCGAGGCCGAGCACGGGCCCGGCGCCGTCTGGGTGGCGGTAAGCCACGGGGACATCATCAAGTCGGTCCTTGCCGACGCACTCGGTATGCATCTGGACATGTTCCAGCGCATCAACGTGGGTCCGGCCTCCGTGTCGATCGTCCACTACGGCGCGGGACGGCCCACCGTCCTGGCCACCAACACCGACGCCGGCGACCTGTCCTGGCTGGCCGCTCCCCCGCCGTCCGAGGATGCGCCGGTGGGTGGTGGCGCAGGCCACGCGGCGCCGCCGGCGCAATGA